In Pseudomonas flavescens, the sequence AGTTGTCCCATGATGCGTTGTGTCCCTGCTGTCGGCGCTCTTCGCGCCACCACTCGTGGTCTTCCAATCCCATGATCAGCCCTCCTGGCTGGTGATGATCATTCCCGTCGATCATTGAGAGCCACGATGGCGGCTCGGAGTTCAGTGTACAGCTGTAAACAGATTCGTGCAGGTTCCTTGAGGCGGATAATTTTAGTCCCACTTACATTCTGCGTGCTGTGCTGCCGGTCACCCTACGGCTATGGCATCGCTGTAACGCTGGGCGCACAATCTGCGTTTTCGCGTTTACCTGACGGCCTGCCGTGAACCGCCCTCCCCTGACTCTAGCCTATGGTGTGCCTGACGTGGCACGGCGTGGTCGCGCCTGGCTGCTGGCGGTGTTACTGGGTGTGTGCCTGCCGGGCGTGCAGGCCGAACCGCTGGCGGTGCGCGAGCATCACCGCTGGACCACGGCGGACGATGACGGTCCCAACCAGGTGGGCACACTGGCGCAGACGGCCGATGGCTACCTGTGGCTGGGCAGCGATGACGGGCTGCTGCGCTTCGATGGTTTCACCTTCGTGCCCTATCGCCCCGGCGACGAGCAGCCCCTGGGCACCGTCGCCAGCCTGCTGGCGGTGGACGATGGCCTGTGGGTCGGGCTGCGGGCCGGTGGTGCGCGGCTGATCGAGGGGCCGGCCGCCCGCTACTTCGCGCCCGGGGCCGGGCTGCCGAGCGGAGCGCTCTACGGTTTTGCCCGTGAGCCCAGCGGCACGCTCTGGGCGGCGGCCCATGACGGGCTGGCACGTTTCGACGGGCAGCGCTGGCAGCGGGTCGGTGAAGCCGAGGGTTTTACGGCGAACAGTGCCCGGACCGTGTTCGTCGACCGGGAGGGCGGTGTGTGGGCGGCGAGCAGCAACGGGCTGTATCAGCGCCCTGCCGGTGCGCCGCGTTTCAGCGAGGTGGCGGGCGAGCTCGATTGGGCCAGCCAGATCGCCCAGGCGGCGGACGGCACGCTGTGGGTCGCCGAGCGCTACGTCAATCGCCTGCACCGCGTCGTGCAGGGCCCGGCGCCGCACCTGCAGAGCCAGGAACTGGACTCGCCCATCAACGGTTTGTTGTTCGATCACAGCGGCGGCCTCTGGACCAGCACGCCCGGCAACGGGCTGCGCCGCTACCCGGCCGCGAACGCGACGCTGAAGGTGGCCGAGGCCGAGCAGCTCACCAGCGCCCAGGGGCTGAGTGCCGATTACCTGTGGCCCTTGCTGGAGGATCGCGACGGCACGGTGTGGGCCGGTAGCAGCGGCGGCCTCGACCGCTTTCGCCTCGGCGAGCTGAAGGCCGCACCGTTGCCCGCCGGCACCCTGAATGCCGCACTGGCGGTGGCCAGTGACGGCGCGCTCTGGGCAGCCAGCAATAACCAGGGAGTGATGCGCCTGCACGGCGGTGACCTGCAGCGCTGGCCGATCCCCGAGCCGGTCACCAGCCTGATCGCCGCTGCCGATGGCACTGTCTGGGTTGGCGGCCCCAATGGGGTATGGCGCGGCACGCCAGGGGGCGTCGAGCGACAGGCCGAACTGCCCGAGCAGGCACCGGAAGATGCCGCGATCCGCGCCATGGCGGTAGGTGCTGAGGGCGCCTTGTGGGTGTCGATCAACCGGCTCGGGCTGTTCGTGCTGCGCGGTGGGCAGTGGCAGGCGGTGCCCGGCGTCAGCGAGGCGCCGAGCCAGATGATGCCGGTCAGCGCGGCGAGCGATGCCCAAGGCCGCCTGTGGTTCGGCTACCGGGACAACCTGCTGGTCACCCGCCTGGGCGACCAGGTGCGCCGATGGGGCGCGGCGGATGGCCTGAACATCGGCCACGTTACCGCTCAGCTGCATCAGGGCGGCAGCTCCTGGGTCGGCGGCCAGCATGGCCTGGCACGCTTCGACGGCCAGCGCTTCCAGACCCTGCACCTGCCGGACAACGGCCAGTTCGACAACATCTACGCGATTCTCCCCGGCACGGCGGGGGACCTGTGGGTGCATGGCAAGGCTGGCATCGTGCAGGTGCCTGCGGCCGAGTGGCAGCGTGCCCTGGCCGAGCCGCAGCATCGCCTGCGCTACCGCTCTATCGGCCTGGACGGCAGCCTGGCCAACGACCCCTACCGGGTGCTGCCCTTGCCCACGGCGGTGGCCGGGCCGGATGGGCGGCTGTGGTTCTCCACCAGCGCGGGGGTGAGCTGGATCGACCCGGCCAGCCAGTCGCCCGCCCCGGCGCTGCCACCGGTGGTGATCGAAGGGCTACAAGTGGACGGTGCACCCATGCCAATGCAGACAGGGCTGCGACTGCCCGCCGACACCCAGCGCCTCGTCATCGACTACACGGCGCTGAATCTGCGGGCGCCGCACAGCCTGTCGTTTCGCTATCGCCTGCAGGGTTACGACCGCGCCTGGATCGAAGCCGGGCGCCAGCGTCAGGCCATCTATACCGGGCTGCCGGCTGGGGATTTCCGTTTCGAGGTGCAGGCCTTCGACCAGGGGGGTGGCGAACCGGCCGCGCCGACCGTGCTGGCGTTCAGCGTCGAGCCGGTGTTCTACCTGCGGCCGCTGTTTTACCTGCCGCTGGGCAGCGCGCTACTGCTCGGCCTGTGGTGGCTGCATCGCCTGGTGGTGCAGCGTGATCGGCGGCGCCTGCAACTGCGCCTGCAGGCCCGGCAGAGTGAACGCGAGCGGATCGCCCGGGAGCTGCACGACACCCTGCTGCAAGGTTTGCAGGGGCTGATGCTGCGCTTCCAGGCGGCGACCGACACGCTGACGGCCGACCACCCCGCACGGCCGCGCCTGGAGCACGCCCTGGACCGCGCCGACGAGGTGATGCACGAAGGCCGCGAGCGCGTACAGGACCTGCGTCAGCCGGGCCCGGGCATCGACCTGCCCGCCGCGCTGGAGCGCCTGGGCGCAACGCTGGACGAACCGGGCCTGGCCTTTGCCGTACAGGTCAAGGGCCAGCGGCGCGCCCTGCAGGCGCCGGTGCATGACGAGGCCTATCGCATCGCCGCCGAGGCCATCGGCAACGCGATACGCCATGGCGCGGCACGGCGCATCGCGGTTCGCCTGGTGTATGGTGGGCGGCGCTTCCAGTTGCGTATCGACGATGACGGCCAGGGCATCCCGGCCGCCTACACCGCCGCTGAAGGTCGGCCCGGGCACTGGGGCGTGCGTGGCATGCACGAGCGCGCCAGCGGTATCGGCGCCCGCCTCGTGGTGCAACCGCTGCCGACTGCCGGCACCCGCGTGCACCTGCAACTGAGCGCCAGCCTGGCCTATGCCGGGCCAACCCGAAGTGCCTGGCGGCGCTGGCTGACGGCGCGCCCCCGAACGGAAGACGATGCATGAACGACGCCCCCATCCGCCTGCTGGTGGTCGACGATCACCCCCTGCTGCGTGACGGCATCGCAGCGGTGCTCGACGCCCACGACGACATCCTGCTGGTCGGCGAGGCCGCCGATGGCCTGCAGGCCGTGGAGCGGTTCGCCGCGCTGCGCCCGGACGTGACCCTGATGGACCTGCAGATGCCCGGCCTCAACGGCACCGAGGCGATCCAGGCGATTCGTCGACAGTTCGCGGACGCCTGCATCGCCGTGCTCACCACCTACAGCGGCGACGCCCGTGCCTTGCAGGCGGTGCAGGCCGGTGCCCGGGGTTACCTGCTGAAAAGCATGCTGCGCAAGGAGCTGGTCACGGCCATCCGTACCCTGGCGGCGGGCAAGCGCTACTTCCCCGAACCGATCGCCAGCGAGCTGCTCGATGCCATCGCCCAGGACACCCTCACCGCCCGGGAAACCCAGGTGCTGGGCAGCGTCGCCCAGGGCCTGGGCAACGGCGATATCGCCAGCCAGCTGGGCATCTCCGAAGACACGGTGAAGGGCCATATGCGCAGCATCATGGACAAGCTCAAGGCGCGTAACCGCACCCACGCGGTGGCCATCGCGATGCAACGCGGGATCATCGACGCCTGGCCGCCAGGCTGATGTGTTGCAACGTTAAGCACCGCCCTTAACCTTAATTAACATTACGCAACTCGCCCCTACCGTCCTGCTCTCCAACAATCCGTATCGCCCGCGGCGTTCTCTGCAACGCCGCGCAGCACCGCGCTCCTGCGGCGCTGCCAGCGAATACGGACATCCCAATGAATCGAGCAGCGCAGCCCCGCCCTACCCTCGTCGCCAGCGACGCCACGCCTGCGATCGGCCGGCTCGCGACCTGGCAGGAGGCCATCGCCAAGCGGCTGATGCTCGAGCACCTGGATGCCGGTATTTCGGTCGCCGAAGTGGCCGAGGCCTGCGCCCTGTCACGCAGCCATTTCACCCGCAAGTTCAAGGAGAGCACCTGCCTGTCGCCCCACGTGTGGTTGCGCCAGCAACGGGTGGCGAAGGCCAGGGAAATGCTGCTGCAGTCGTCGCTGTCGCTGACGGCTATCGCCATGGATTGCGGCTTCTTCGATCAGGCGCATTTCTGCCGAGTGTTCGCCAAGAGCACGGGCCTGAGCCCGCTGGCCTGGAAGCGCCAGCAGATGGCCGCGCAGCCGGTGGCGGCGCTGCTCCAGCAGGTTGCCTGCTAAGCCGGTGTCGGCAGCACCTGCGCCGCAACGATGGCGGCCTGGCGGCGCTTCTCGGCGGCGTAGGCGCGGGTGCTGTTGAGCATGTGGTAGTAAACCTGATCGCCGTCGCGGCGCAGGCCGATCAACGACAGCGAGACCAGCCGCGCCAATGAAGCGCAGCGCTCGCTGTCGCTGATCGGCAAGCCTGCCAGTGCGCTGCGCACATCGGCCACGGTGAAGTATTCGTCGCACACCGACAGCCCGTGCAGGCAACTGCGCTGGCGCTCGTCGAGCAGCGCGTAACTCCAGTCCAGCGAGGCCATCAGGCTGGACTGCCGGGCCGGCGTGGTGCGCCGCCCGAGCAGGCTCAGGTAACTGTGGTTTTCCAGCTGGGCGAGGATGCCTTCCAGGCTCTGCACGTCGAGTTGCGCGGCAGCCAGTTCGATGGCCAGGGGCAGGCCGTCGAGGCGCCGACAGAGTTCGACGACCCGCGGCACATCGGTCTCGCGCAGGCTGAAGCCCGACTGCCGCGCCCGCGCACGGCGGGCGAACAGCTTTACCGCGGGGTAACGCAAGGCAGCGGCCAGGCGCAGGTGGCTGCCCAGCGGCGGGGTGTCCAGCGGGGCCAGCGGTTGCACGTATTCCTCGCGGGTCCGCAGGGCCTCCCGGCTGGTGGCAAGAATGCGCAGAGCTGGCGCGGCGTGCAGCAGGGCTTCGCAGAGCGCGGCGCAGGCGTCGATCAGGTGCTCGCAGTTGTCCAGCAGCACCAGCATGTGACGGTGCGCCAGGGTGGCGAGCAGAAAGGCCTGGGCGTGCTGATCGGCCGGCACCGCGAAGCCCAGTTCCGAGGCGAGCGCAACGGCCAGTTGCGCCGGGTCGCTGACCATCGCCAGGTCGACGAAGCGCACGCCGTCGCGGAACTGGCCGAGCTGTTGCTGGGCGACGCGCAGGGCGACGGTGGTCTTGCCGACGCCACCGGGGCCGATCAGCGAGATGTGCCGGCGGGTCTGCAGGCGCCGGGTCAGTTCCTCGATCAGTTTGTCGCGGCCTTCGATGCGCACCGGCTTGCCGGGCAGGCTGGGCACTGCGCAGGGCTGCAGGTCGAGCTCGCCGGAACGCTGGCTGACCTGTTCGACGTAGGCGACGAAGCTGTAGCCGCGCTGGCGCACGTTGGTGATGTAGTCCCGCGATTGCGGGCAAACGCCCAGGGCCCGGCGCAGGGCCGAGATGTGCACGCGCAGGTTGATCTCTTCGACGAAGGTCTTCGGCCAGACCTGGGAGATGATGGTCTCCTTGCTGACGATCTTGCCGGCGCTTTCCACCAGCACCAGCAGGATGTCCAGAGCCCGGGCGCCGATCTGCAGCGGGCGGTCGCCGTCGAGCAGCAGGCGGCGCTGCGGGTGCAGTTCGAAACGGCCGAAACGCAGGACGGTGTCTTCGCCACGGGTGTCGAGATCGTGCATGATCCTTTCAGCGTCGCGCCAGGCCGGACACGCACCCCAATGGGCCTCGGCTGGTCGGCGATGCGCCGCTCCTTGCAGTGATAAGAGAATCATTCTCCGCCGATCGCCGACGGTGCGACATCGCTATGGGGGTATCGATTCGGCCATACCGGTGCCCATCACGGACAACGGCCTGGCCGCTCTGGCACGGGGCTTTCGTCAACCAAACGGGTCGAGGTCAGCCGAACTGGTGGCGGTACTGCACCGGGGTCAGCCCCAGGCGTTTGTCGAACATCTGGCGCATGTGCCGGGCGCTGCCGAAGCCGCTGCGAAAGGCCACGGTCTTCATCGGCAGGTCGGTGCCTTCGAGCAGGCTGCGGGCGTGGTCGATGCGGGCGGCGAGCACGAACTCCATGGGCGTCATCTGCAGCTCACGGGTGAATACCCGGGCGAAGTTGCGCACGCTCATGGCCGCCAATTCGGCCAGTTGCTCGACGCTGAACGGCTCGTGAATGTTCTCCAGCACGTGCTGCTGGATGCGCTCGAGGGGCGTGGCACCCTGCCCGGTCGGTGGCAGCAGCGGGCTGAACTGGGCCTGCCCACCCTGGCGCTTGATCACCACCAGCAGCACCTTGGCGACATCCAGCGCCAGCTTCTTGCCGTGGTCGTCGGCAAGGATCGACAGCGCCAGGTCGATGCCAGCCGTCACGCCGCCGGAACTGAGCAGCTTGCCGTCCTTGGTGAACAGCTGATCGCTTTCCAGCCGCGCCTTGGGATAGCGCTTGGCCAGGCGATCCAGATAATGCCAATGGGTGGTCACACGATGGCCGTCGAGCAAACCCGCCTCACCGAGGATGAACGCACCGGTGCACACCGCGCCATGCCGACGCGACGCTGCGGCGGCGTCCCGCAGCCAGGCGTGCAGATGCGGGTGGCTGGAGTCGTAGGCGCCGGGGCCACCGGGCACCAGCAGGGTGTCGTAGGCGACCGGCGCGTCCTCGGCCAACTGGTCGGCCTGCATGACGATGCCGTTGGAGGCGCGCACGGCCAGCGACGACGCCCCCAGGGTGAGGATGCGGTAGTGATCGCTCTCGGGCAGATAGCGGTTGGCGACCGAAAACACCTCGATAGGGCCGGCCACGTCGAGCATCAGCACGTCGGGAAAGAGCAGGATCGCCACGGTTCTTATGGGCATGCAGGGTCTCGAAACACGGAGGGACACGGCCTGACATGGATGTCGGACAACTGCCGGGGTGGGGAATCGTACGCCGATTATCGGGGCACGACAGCCTGAATGGCAGACCCGCAAGGACCGCCTCGGCACAACACTAAAGTGTTGCTGGCAGGCGGCCAGAAAGGCACCAGCGGGATCAGGCGCCCATGAAGCGCAGAATCTGCTCGCGCAGCCAGCGCTCGGCGGGGTCCTGGTCCTGGGCGGCGCGCCAGACCATGTTCAGTTGCGCGGGGACGATATCGAACGGTGGCGCTTCCATCACCAGCCCACCGCCCCGCACCAGGGCTTCGGCGGCGTAATCCGGGATGGTGGCGATCATGTCGGAATTGCGCAGCAGCGCACCCAGGCCATTGAAGTGCGGCACGGCCAGGGCGATCTTGCGCGAGCGCTCGAGGCGCGCCAGATCCTGATCGATGTTGCCGCACAGGTCGCCGGACATGGACACCAGGGCGTGGGGCCGCGCGCAGTAGTCGTCCAGGCTCAGCGGCGGCGTGCCATCGGCAGCACGGATGACCATGGCACGGATGTCACGCAGGCTGCGGCACTTGGCGTTGGCCGGTAGCTGCGTGGTGTAGCTGATGCCGATGGACACCTCGCCCGTGGCGAGCAGCCCCGGCAACAGCAGGAAGTTGGCGTTGCGTACCACCAGCACGCAGTCGGGCGCCTGTTGGCGCAGGTGGGCGAGCAGCTGCGGGAGCAGGCCGCATTCGACGTCGTCGGACATGCCGATGCGAAACACCGCGGTGCTGCTGCTCGGGTCGAAGTCCGTCACTTCGCTGATCGCCTGGGAAATGCCATCCAGCGCCGTTGGCAGGCGGCGGAAGATTTCCAGCGCGCGGGGCGTGGGCTCCATCTCGCGGCCGTTGCGCACCAGCAGCGGGTCATTGAAATAGTCGCGCAGACGGGTCAGCGACGCGCTGATCGCCGGCTGGCCGAGGTAGAGCTTCTCCGCCGTGCGCGTGAGGTTGCGCTCGTGCATCAGGCTTTCGAATACGACCAGCAGGTGCAGGTCGACCTTGCGAAGATCGTTGCGGTTCAAGAAGGTGCTCCAGAGGCCGACCGCGGCGAAGGATCACCGCGGCCGGGTGTCATCACTTGCTGGCGGTCAGCGTGAAATAGCTGGTCATCAGGTTGCGGTAGTTGGGGATGTGGTTGGACAGCAGCGCGCCCAGCCCTTCGATGTCGTTGCGCCAGTCGCGATGCAACTCACAGGCCACGGAGAACCAGTTCAGCAGTTGTGCACCGGAAGCACTCATGCGGTTCCAGGCGGCTTGCTGCACGGTCTTGTCGAAGGTGCCGGAGGCATCGGTGACCACGAACACGTCGAAGCCTTCGGCGATGGCCGAGAGAGTCGGGAACGCCACGCAGACGTCGGTCACCACGCCAGCGATGATGATCTGCTTCTTGCCGGTGGCCTTGACCGCCTTGACGAAGTCTTCGTTGTCCCAGGCGTTGATCTGGCCAGGGCGGGCGATGTACGGCGCGTCCGGGAACAGCTCCTTGAGTTCGGGAACCAGCGGGCCGTTGGGGCCTTGCTCGAAGCTGGTGGTGAGGATGGTCGGCAGGTTGAAGAACTTGGCGCAGTTGGCCAGGGCCAGGACGTTGTTCTTGAAGTCGCTGGGGCTGAAATCCTGAACCAGGGAGATCAGGCCAGCCTGGTGGTCGACCAGCAGAACGACGGCGTCATCTTTGTTGAGGCGCTTGTAGGGAACGGTCATGGTGATACTCCTGTTGCGTTAGGGGTGTTTGCTGAAGGGGCTTGCGGGGTACGCGGTGCGGGCACGCCGAGCAGATGGCGAATGCGCACGGCGACGCCGTCGCGCTGGTACTGCCGGGCGTTGGCTTCGATGCGCTGCTCGGCGACGGTGACGCGGCCGTGGTGGCGCAGGTGCTCGAGCCAGGACGCATCGAAGAAGAATTCCTGCCAGAGCTGCGGGTTCTCGCTGTCCTGCAGCAGGCCCCAGGACAGCGCGCCGTTGCGCCGGCGCATGGCACGCACGGCGAGCATGGCTTCGCTGAACGCGGCGGCGTTCTCGGCGGGGATGTCGTACTCCAGGGTGACCATCACCGGGCCGCGCTCGCGGTCCATGTCGGCGCTGAGTACCGGCGCGGGCCAGTGCACGGAGGGCGCCAGGTCTTCGGCAGCGGTGACCGGCAACGCGAACCCCCAGGACAGCAGCACACCGAGCAGCAGCATCGTGCCGCCGCCAGCCAGGGCAACGGTCAGCGAAAACTCGCTGGCCAGTGAACCCCAGACGATGCCGCCCAGGGCACTGCAGCCGAAGAACACCAGGATGTACACCGCCAGGGCCCGGGCCCGTACCCAGCTGGGCACCGAGGTCTGTGCGGCCACCTGCAGGCTCGACAGCACGGCGATCCAGGCGGCGCCGCTGACCAGCATCACCGGAATCAACAGCGCGAAATCGCGGATGAAGGCCAGGGCGAACAGCACGGC encodes:
- a CDS encoding sensor histidine kinase, translating into MNRPPLTLAYGVPDVARRGRAWLLAVLLGVCLPGVQAEPLAVREHHRWTTADDDGPNQVGTLAQTADGYLWLGSDDGLLRFDGFTFVPYRPGDEQPLGTVASLLAVDDGLWVGLRAGGARLIEGPAARYFAPGAGLPSGALYGFAREPSGTLWAAAHDGLARFDGQRWQRVGEAEGFTANSARTVFVDREGGVWAASSNGLYQRPAGAPRFSEVAGELDWASQIAQAADGTLWVAERYVNRLHRVVQGPAPHLQSQELDSPINGLLFDHSGGLWTSTPGNGLRRYPAANATLKVAEAEQLTSAQGLSADYLWPLLEDRDGTVWAGSSGGLDRFRLGELKAAPLPAGTLNAALAVASDGALWAASNNQGVMRLHGGDLQRWPIPEPVTSLIAAADGTVWVGGPNGVWRGTPGGVERQAELPEQAPEDAAIRAMAVGAEGALWVSINRLGLFVLRGGQWQAVPGVSEAPSQMMPVSAASDAQGRLWFGYRDNLLVTRLGDQVRRWGAADGLNIGHVTAQLHQGGSSWVGGQHGLARFDGQRFQTLHLPDNGQFDNIYAILPGTAGDLWVHGKAGIVQVPAAEWQRALAEPQHRLRYRSIGLDGSLANDPYRVLPLPTAVAGPDGRLWFSTSAGVSWIDPASQSPAPALPPVVIEGLQVDGAPMPMQTGLRLPADTQRLVIDYTALNLRAPHSLSFRYRLQGYDRAWIEAGRQRQAIYTGLPAGDFRFEVQAFDQGGGEPAAPTVLAFSVEPVFYLRPLFYLPLGSALLLGLWWLHRLVVQRDRRRLQLRLQARQSERERIARELHDTLLQGLQGLMLRFQAATDTLTADHPARPRLEHALDRADEVMHEGRERVQDLRQPGPGIDLPAALERLGATLDEPGLAFAVQVKGQRRALQAPVHDEAYRIAAEAIGNAIRHGAARRIAVRLVYGGRRFQLRIDDDGQGIPAAYTAAEGRPGHWGVRGMHERASGIGARLVVQPLPTAGTRVHLQLSASLAYAGPTRSAWRRWLTARPRTEDDA
- a CDS encoding LysR family transcriptional regulator, whose amino-acid sequence is MNRNDLRKVDLHLLVVFESLMHERNLTRTAEKLYLGQPAISASLTRLRDYFNDPLLVRNGREMEPTPRALEIFRRLPTALDGISQAISEVTDFDPSSSTAVFRIGMSDDVECGLLPQLLAHLRQQAPDCVLVVRNANFLLLPGLLATGEVSIGISYTTQLPANAKCRSLRDIRAMVIRAADGTPPLSLDDYCARPHALVSMSGDLCGNIDQDLARLERSRKIALAVPHFNGLGALLRNSDMIATIPDYAAEALVRGGGLVMEAPPFDIVPAQLNMVWRAAQDQDPAERWLREQILRFMGA
- a CDS encoding response regulator, which codes for MNDAPIRLLVVDDHPLLRDGIAAVLDAHDDILLVGEAADGLQAVERFAALRPDVTLMDLQMPGLNGTEAIQAIRRQFADACIAVLTTYSGDARALQAVQAGARGYLLKSMLRKELVTAIRTLAAGKRYFPEPIASELLDAIAQDTLTARETQVLGSVAQGLGNGDIASQLGISEDTVKGHMRSIMDKLKARNRTHAVAIAMQRGIIDAWPPG
- a CDS encoding ATP-binding protein — its product is MHDLDTRGEDTVLRFGRFELHPQRRLLLDGDRPLQIGARALDILLVLVESAGKIVSKETIISQVWPKTFVEEINLRVHISALRRALGVCPQSRDYITNVRQRGYSFVAYVEQVSQRSGELDLQPCAVPSLPGKPVRIEGRDKLIEELTRRLQTRRHISLIGPGGVGKTTVALRVAQQQLGQFRDGVRFVDLAMVSDPAQLAVALASELGFAVPADQHAQAFLLATLAHRHMLVLLDNCEHLIDACAALCEALLHAAPALRILATSREALRTREEYVQPLAPLDTPPLGSHLRLAAALRYPAVKLFARRARARQSGFSLRETDVPRVVELCRRLDGLPLAIELAAAQLDVQSLEGILAQLENHSYLSLLGRRTTPARQSSLMASLDWSYALLDERQRSCLHGLSVCDEYFTVADVRSALAGLPISDSERCASLARLVSLSLIGLRRDGDQVYYHMLNSTRAYAAEKRRQAAIVAAQVLPTPA
- a CDS encoding GlxA family transcriptional regulator; this translates as MRTVAILLFPDVLMLDVAGPIEVFSVANRYLPESDHYRILTLGASSLAVRASNGIVMQADQLAEDAPVAYDTLLVPGGPGAYDSSHPHLHAWLRDAAAASRRHGAVCTGAFILGEAGLLDGHRVTTHWHYLDRLAKRYPKARLESDQLFTKDGKLLSSGGVTAGIDLALSILADDHGKKLALDVAKVLLVVIKRQGGQAQFSPLLPPTGQGATPLERIQQHVLENIHEPFSVEQLAELAAMSVRNFARVFTRELQMTPMEFVLAARIDHARSLLEGTDLPMKTVAFRSGFGSARHMRQMFDKRLGLTPVQYRHQFG
- the ycaC gene encoding isochorismate family cysteine hydrolase YcaC, producing the protein MTVPYKRLNKDDAVVLLVDHQAGLISLVQDFSPSDFKNNVLALANCAKFFNLPTILTTSFEQGPNGPLVPELKELFPDAPYIARPGQINAWDNEDFVKAVKATGKKQIIIAGVVTDVCVAFPTLSAIAEGFDVFVVTDASGTFDKTVQQAAWNRMSASGAQLLNWFSVACELHRDWRNDIEGLGALLSNHIPNYRNLMTSYFTLTASK
- a CDS encoding helix-turn-helix domain-containing protein, with protein sequence MNRAAQPRPTLVASDATPAIGRLATWQEAIAKRLMLEHLDAGISVAEVAEACALSRSHFTRKFKESTCLSPHVWLRQQRVAKAREMLLQSSLSLTAIAMDCGFFDQAHFCRVFAKSTGLSPLAWKRQQMAAQPVAALLQQVAC